GACCGGATGGTTCGCTCTACGGCACCGGCACGTTCTTCCCCATCCCGAATGAAGCGGGCACCGGCATCCTTTTCCGCCTCGATCCGAGCGGCAATTGGGAAAGCCTCTACCAGTTCCCGAACCTAGTGGCTGACTTTGAAAGCCCCAGGGAACCGAACGGCGTCGCGATCGGCAGCGATGGCGAGGTCTATGGCATCACCCGCTGGGGTGGGAAGCCGATCAGCGTCGCGCCCTTCACGATCGTGAGCCACGGTGTCTTCTATCGTCTCGAGGAACCGGGCGAGATCACCGTGCTCGGGAACTTCGGCGAGGAAGAAGACAATCCGCTTTTCATGAGACCCACCGATGGCGGCTTCTACATCACCACCTATGGTGATGTCTCGTACTTCACGAACAGCGGCACGCACACGCTGATCGCCGACTTCGCGACCGAGGGCAAGGGCAACACCGCCACCACGACCGCCTCCGTGATCACGGAAGACGGCTTCTTCGGCATCACCGACCGGGGCGGCGATCATGGCGCGGGCTTCGTCTATCAATACAAGCCGGGCGAAGGCCTGACCTACCTGCACGAGCTGGCGATGGAGTATCGCAGCCGCGACCGCGGTCTCGCGCTGGGGAATGATGGGCAGATCTATGGCTTCGCCGGCTTCCCGGAAAATGAGTTCGGCGCCGCCTTCTCCGGCATGAGCACGGATGCCAGCGCCGTGGACACGAAAGCGGGTACCGGTGGCAAGACCGGCCGCGCCTTCCGTTTCCGCAAGGCCAGCGCCGCCGCCAACCTCGTCCCCGTGGCGAAGCCGGATAGCGCCGTGCTTCCCGCGAAGGCCATCGATGGCAAGCGTGCGGTCACCATCAAGGTGCTCGGCAATGACCGCGATGCCGATCGCGGCGACAAGCTGACCATCACCAGCGTCAGCACGGTGACCGGAGCCACGGTGGAAATCGTCACGCCGAAGAAGGGTGCGCAGAGCATCCGCTTCACCACCGCCGCCGCCGAGCCTGTGGGCGCGGAGTTCACCTATGAAGTGTCCGATGGCAAGGGCGGCACCGCCACCGGCACCGTGACGGTGCTCGCACCGGCCAGCGGCAAATTCGCCGGCACCGCCACCGCAGTCGGCGAGCAGCTGACGGCAGCGCTGTCGATCGTGGTGGACAAGAAGAACGGCGTGTCCGCGGTTTTCAATGAGTCCGGGAAGAAATTCACGGGCAAGGGCCAGCTCGGCACCGATGACACCGCGGTGATCACGCTGAAGTCGAAGGGTCAGGATCCCTACACCCTGCAGGTCTCACTGGAGCGCGGCACGGAACGCGAGATCGATGCCACCCTCACCAATGGCGACACCAGCTTCACCGCCACCTGCACTCCGGTGGTGAAGAAGAAGAAGTGAGCATTTCCAGGTTGCAATAGGCTGCAATGGCAAGGCCCATGTGTCCGGTAGTGGGGCACATGGGCCGATTGTTTTTTGTGGTGGTGGTGGTGGTGAGCTCGCAGCGGATCTCCTGCCCGGAGGGCAAATAGCCAATAGCCGGTGGTCGAGCGCAGCGAAAACCACCGGTAGGTCCACGCATGAAATGGAACCCCGAACGGGGTTCCAGCGATGTGCCCTGATGCCCGGATGAAGATCGCAGAATCCGTGACGTCCAAGGAGCTCCCGGGTAGGTGTAGAAGGTGAATCTTGAGGTGACTTCCCGCGCACCGGAACCCCGTCCGGGGTTCGATGTCATCTCTCGCCGTACCGGTGGTTTTCGCTGCGCTCGACCACCGGCTATTGGCTATGGCCCCTCCGGGGCATTGCGGAGTCGAACAAGCCCCTTTCCTAGGACTCATCCCCCGCCTACTTCCCGATACAAAAGCTGCTGAAGATCACGCCGAGCACTTCTTCCGCATCCACCTTTCCGGCGATCTCACCGAGGGCCTCCATCGCTTCACGCAGTTCCATGGCGGCGAGTTCGGCGGCTTGGCCGCTTTCTAACAGGACATCCGCCGCCGCGAGGGATGAGGCGGCACGGCGCAGGCAATCCCGGTGCCGCGTGTTGATGGCCACCGCGTGCTCGCCCCAATCGGCTTCACCAAGATCCAAGGCCTCGCGGATCTGCACGCGCAATTGATCGAGACCCTCGCCCGAGCTGCAGGAAAGCCGCACCGCGGGATCGCCGGACCACCCGGCGTGCGGTTCCAGATCCACCTTGTTCAAGACCGTCACCACCCGCGCCGGTGAATCGCCTGGCAGCGCCACCTCGCTCTCCGCCATCGGCAAGGTCGCATCCCTCACCAGCAGGATCAGGTCCGCCCGCTCCGCCTCGCGCAGGGTGCGCCGTATGCCCTCGCGCTCCACGCCGCCGCCCTCGTCACGCAGGCCGGCGGTGTCGATGAGGCGAAGGGGCACGCCATCTAACAAAATCATCTCTTCGATCGTATCGCGCGTGGTTCCCGCTTCATCGCTCACGATCGCGCGTTCGCTGCCGAGCAGCAGGTTCAACAAGCTCGACTTCCCCGCATTTGGCCGGCCGAGGATCACCGTCCGCACGCCCTCGCGCAGGATCCTCCCCTGCTCCGCCGTCGCCAGCAGCCGCGCGATCCCGGCCTGCGCCGCGGCGATGCGGGTGCGGAAGACTTCACCGGTATCCGGGTCGATGTCCTCTTCCGGGAAATCGATCCACGCTTCCAAGTGCGCGACCAGGCCGATCAGGTCCGTGCGCAATTGCTCGGTCTGCCGGCCGATCCCGCCTTCCAGCTGTTCATGCGCGGCACGCAGCGCCAGATCACTCTGGGCGGAGATGAGATCCATGACGGCCTCCGCCTGGGTCAGATCCAGCTTTCCATTCAGGAAGGCGCGCTCGGTGAATTCCCCCGGGCCTGCCTGGCGCGCGCCGCATTCCAAGAGACGCTCCGTGATCCGTCGCACGATCAGGCGGCCGCCGTGACATGCGATCTCCACCACCGGCTCCCCGGTGAAACTGCGATTGTCGCGAAAAACCGTCAGCAAGACATCATCGATGATGTGCCCCGCCGCATCCCGCACCTTCGCCCGCGTCGCGCGGCGCTCCACCGCACGACCCGCCGCGCCTTGGCAAGCATCGTCCGCGATCGCCTCCGCCTGCGGCCCGGAAAGCCGGATCAGGCCGACCGCCGAGGTCCCCCCGCCGCTCGCCAATGCTACGATGGTTCCAGTAGTTGCGGCGTGTGTCATGGCGGATGGAGTCACGGGCGTGCGGATGCGGAGGAGCCAGTCTCGGGGCGAGGCGGATTTCGGCAAGCGAAAGCTCACGCGGCTTGTGGCGCTTCTTTTGCCAAAGGAAAGCGGTCCCGGTGTCCATTGCCCGGAGGGCATACAGCCAATAGCCGGTGGTCGAGCGTAGCGAAAACCACCGGTAGACCACGCAGAGGATTGAACCCCGGACGGGGTTCCAGCGATGTGCCCCGATGTCCTGATGAAATGGCGGGAATCCGTGATGCCCAAGGAGCCTTCGGGTAAGTGCAGAAGGCGGATCTTGAGGTGGACTTCCCGCGCGCCGGAACCCCTGCCGGGGTTCCATTTCGCCTCCAACGTAACCGGTGGTTTTCGCTGCGCTTGACCACCGGCTATTGGCTATTTGCCCTCCGGGCAATCGACCGGACCAGCGGAAGATTTTTAGGAAATCGCTGATCAATCGATGCGGCCCATGCCGCCAAAGTGCGACGGTCATAGACCGCCGCTACATTTTCTTTCCGGACCGCTCCTGCGGAGCACGCCTGCGACGCGTTACTTCGCCGTGGGTACGGCCTGTCCGCCGATCCCGAGGAATTCCCAGCAGATGAACCTCTTCACCACCAGCCGCGGGCTCGCCTCGTGGGTCCACTCCAGCTCCAGCGTGGCGGTCTTCGTCTCCCGCTTGGCACCGGGCACGCCGCGCCAGTTCAGCAGGGAGAGCGATTTCCCCAGTTCGGAATCCACCGCCACCTCCACCCGCACGGAGTCCGTGAGGTGCGCCGGGTCCACCAGGCGATACGTCTTCGTCCCCTGCGCCGCGCGTCCGCGCTCCGGCACATCCTCCATCACGAAGAGACGGAAGATCGAACTGTGGCCCGGGTCCGGCAGCTCGGTGAAAGTACGGAAGGTACGGTACTTCGTCTGCACGAAGGTCTCCCAATCGATCTTCAGGCCATCCGGCTCGCGCTTGAAGAAGAGCTCCACCTTCACCGGGTCCGATGAAAAATTGGAGGCCTTCGCCATCGTGGAAAGCAGCAGACCCGGCTCCTCCAGGCCGAACTGGACCTCGATCGGGGCCAGCGGGCGGAAGAACTCCCGCATCTCGAACTGCGGCGGCTGGTCATAGACCATGCGGAAAATCCCGCGCTTCTGGTCCGCAGCCGGCAGCTTCGCCATCGCGAATCCAGACATCGGCGTATCGCTGTCATCGATCGCGTCCGGGCCGTAGAATTGATTCATCGTCGGCAGCAGCTCGCTCCCGCGGATCGCGTAGGCCGCCTTTCCGGATGCCGTGGTGGCCGAGAGGAAAGAGCCGAGCACCTGCTTCGCCTCCTCTTGCCAGCCGACTTCGGAATACTGGGACTCCCGGATCTTTTGCTCCACCGCGGGATTCACCGCCACGGCTTCCACGCGTGGCTTTCCGTGGTTCATCACGAACCACAGGGCCGCGCCCCCGCCCGCGACGAGCAGGAGCAAAATCAACATGATCGGCAGCAGCAGGCTCTTCTTCTGCTTCGGTGCCTTCTTCGCATTCACCTTCTCCCGATCCCGCAGGATGTCCGGCGCGGCGGTGTAATCCGGTGGCGGCACGGATGCGGGCGCAGCGGCCGCCTGAGCTTGCGGTTGGGGCTGCGGCTGTGGCTGAACTTCGGGTTGAAGCTGCGGCTGAACTTCACTCGGCGCGGGGGCCGGTGCTGAAACTGGTGCTGGAGCTGCCGCCTGGGGCCGTGGATCGCTGGCAGCCTGGCCGTAGGGCGGATAGGCGGCGATGGGCTCTTGCTGCTGCGGCGGATGAGTCCCGGCGGGTGGCTGCGACTGCGGCTGGGACGCGGCTGCGCCCTGACCATAGGGCGGGTAGGCCGCGACAGGCTGCTGAGGTGGGGCCTGCGGCTGGACCGGGGCGGGAGTCCTCGCCGCGGTAGGCATCGCCCCCAAGGCCTCCTCGCCGAGGCCGATCGAAATCTTCACCGGGACCGGTCGCGCCGGAGCTACCGGCACTTCTTGGATCGGCGCGTGCGGGTGGTAGGCGGCGGCGACGGAGGCACCGTAGCCGGGTGTCTCCTGCGGCGGGGCGGGCACCGGAGTGGCGGTCGGCACGGGTGCCGGGGCCGCGGGAATCGCCTCATGCAGGCCAATCGGCACGATCACGCGCTGCGGAGCGAGCGGATTCGCCGGGACCGGGGGCGCGTCTTCCGGAGGGGGCGGCAGGACCGGGTTCAGTCCGATCGGCACGATCACCCTCTGCGGTGCAGCAGGAGTCACCGGTTCTTGGTAAGCAAACACTTGCTCCTTTTCTTCCGGTGGCGTCGGAGGCGTCGGATTCAGCCCGATGGGCACGATCACGCGCTGCGGCGGAGCGGGCGCGGGCTCGGCTTTCTTCACCGGGGCCTCGTAAATTTGGACGGGCGGCACCGTTTCGGGGGGAGGCGCGGCGGACTCGCTGACTCTGGCAAGCGGGGTCTCCTCCGGAGGCGGCGGCGGCACCGGATTCAGACCGATCGGCACGATCACGCGCTGCGGCGTGGCGGGCCGCTGCGGCGCGGCGGCCGGAACCGGCTGGGGCTCCGGCTCGCGTTTCGGCTCCGCTTTCGGGACCACGGCGGCGACCGGTGTCGCCTCGGGTTCCGGCTTCGGCTCGGGCTCTGGAGATTTCGCCACCGGCACCGCGATGGGGACCGGGACCGCGACCGGCTCCGGGGCTTTTTCGAGTACCTCGGGTTCGGGCACTTTCGCCACCACGACGGGCTCTGGCTCCGGCTCGGGAGTCGGCACCACCACGGGCTCGGGCACGGGGACCTTCGCCACCGGCACCGCTTCCGGCTCCGGGGTCTTTTCGAGCACCACCGGATCAGGCGTCGGCTCAGGGAGCAGCTCCGGATCGGGAAGAGAGATGACGGAAACAGGCTCGGGAGCGAGAGCGGGCTTTGGCTTGGGCTCCGGCTCTGGTTTGGGCTCTGGGGCTTTCGCCACCACCACGGGGTCGGGTTTCGATTCCGGGGCTGGCGCGGGCGCGGGTTCCGGGTCGGGAATCGTGACGATCGAAACGGGTTCGGGCGCGGGGGGCTGCGGCGCGGGTTGAGGCACCGGCTGCGGCTCGGGGGCCTTCGCCACCACGGGCGCGGGAGCAGGCGCGGGTTCCGGTTCGGAAATCGGTGGTGCTTCCGGGACGGCTGGCGCTTGCGCGACGGGTGTCGCCTCTTGGGTCCGCGATTCTCCCGGGCCGCCCCATGGTCCCCGCCCCTGCGAAGGAGAGCTCGGCGGCGTGGAAACGGGTGGCATCACCGGCTCCGGGGCCGGCGTGGAAACCGGCGTCGCCGCGCGTGCCGATGGCGGCAAAGGTGGCGGACCGGCCGGGACCGGAGTGGAAGCGGGTGCCGGTGCGGGCGATGGAGCGGGTGCTTGTTGGGCTGGTGTCGGTGCCGGTGCCGGTGCCGCGACGGGCACTTCGACCTTTTCCTTCACGACCGCGACCGCGGGGACTTCCACCTTGGCACTCACCTGTTGGACCGGCGGCTTGTCGTCCTCCGGTCCGGGCGAAGTGATCGTGGTCCCGCAATGCGGGCAAGGCCCCGTCATCGGAGGCAGGTCTTTTGGCACAAGTATTTTTCCACTGCAATGACTGCAGCGGAACTCGCGCTGGTTCTGGAAGGCGACAGATCCCGGCATTTTCCTTATTCTACGCCGTTAGAGATAGTCACCCTCCCGACCACTGTCAAACCGTGCGAATTGCGATCGTGAAAAGAGATGGGGATGGGATGCCGGAGATGGGAGGGGCAAGTCCCTGCTATGAGTGTGGCGGGGGATGGTCTATTGGCCGGAGAGAGGCTGGTTTCATTTGCCCGGAGGGCATGCAGCCAATAGCCGGTGGTCGAGCGTAGCGAAAACCACCGGTTAGGTCGGAAGTGATATTGAACCCCGGCAGGGGGTTCCGGCGCGCGGGAAGTCACCTCGATATCCCCCCATCCGCACCAACCCGAAGGTTTCTTGGGCATCACGAATCCACGAATTTCATCCGAGGATCGGGGCACATCGCTGGAACCCCTTCCGGAGTTCAATCCCGCGCTCGGATCTACCGGTGGTTTTCGCTGCGCTCGACCACCGGCTATTGGCTATTTGCCCTCCGGGCAATCGATTCGCCATGCTTCCCAGGCAATCGATTCGCCATGCTTCCCAGGCAATCGATTCGCCATGCTTCCCAGGCAATGAATCGTATCGTGCCGACGGGAAGGTTTTCGATCAACAATCCCCTTGGACGGCTTCAATCCAAATATCGCTCGTCATAGGTCACCCCGGCTTTTTCAAGAAACTCCACCAGTTCCTCCCGGAAGGTTTTCACCCGATGATGTTCTTCCTGCCCGGCGATGTACTGTTGAACCGTCTTTACCTTGGAAGCACTGACGGAAAATCCCGCGTAGCCCTCTTGCCACTTGAATCCTGTTTGGGTGGTGTTCTCCGCCACCCAAATGGACGAAGAGCGCTTCAATTCGCGCGCCACATCGGCGAGGCAATGGGTGGCTTTCAACGATGCAAGGACGTGGACGTGATCGGCCGTACCACCGATGCCCATGGGTTTTCCCTCCAGACCGCGGAGGATACCGCCCATGTATTCGTGAAGGCGTTCGCGCCATTCGGGAAGGATGGTGGCCTCGCGGAGCTTCGTGGAAAAGATCAGGTGATAGTACAAGCTGATATAGGTGGAAGGCACGTGAAGGTATCTAACATCACATCAGAGGCAGAGGAAGGTGAATTGAATTGAACCGAGGTGGAGAGCCCCCCTTGCCATTGCCCGGAAGGGTGGCGAATCCATTGCCCGGAGGGCATGCAGCCAATAGCCGGTGGTCGAGCGCAGCGAAAACCACCGGTAGATCCACCCATGAAATTGGACCCCGGATGGGGTTCCGGCAATGCGCCCCGATACCCGGATGAAGTTCGCGGAGCCGTGATGCCGAAGAAACCTTCGGGTTGGTGCGGAAGGTGGATGTCGAGGTGACTTCCC
This portion of the Luteolibacter luteus genome encodes:
- the tnpA gene encoding IS200/IS605 family transposase, with protein sequence MPSTYISLYYHLIFSTKLREATILPEWRERLHEYMGGILRGLEGKPMGIGGTADHVHVLASLKATHCLADVARELKRSSSIWVAENTTQTGFKWQEGYAGFSVSASKVKTVQQYIAGQEEHHRVKTFREELVEFLEKAGVTYDERYLD
- the mnmE gene encoding tRNA uridine-5-carboxymethylaminomethyl(34) synthesis GTPase MnmE, with the protein product MTHAATTGTIVALASGGGTSAVGLIRLSGPQAEAIADDACQGAAGRAVERRATRAKVRDAAGHIIDDVLLTVFRDNRSFTGEPVVEIACHGGRLIVRRITERLLECGARQAGPGEFTERAFLNGKLDLTQAEAVMDLISAQSDLALRAAHEQLEGGIGRQTEQLRTDLIGLVAHLEAWIDFPEEDIDPDTGEVFRTRIAAAQAGIARLLATAEQGRILREGVRTVILGRPNAGKSSLLNLLLGSERAIVSDEAGTTRDTIEEMILLDGVPLRLIDTAGLRDEGGGVEREGIRRTLREAERADLILLVRDATLPMAESEVALPGDSPARVVTVLNKVDLEPHAGWSGDPAVRLSCSSGEGLDQLRVQIREALDLGEADWGEHAVAINTRHRDCLRRAASSLAAADVLLESGQAAELAAMELREAMEALGEIAGKVDAEEVLGVIFSSFCIGK
- a CDS encoding choice-of-anchor tandem repeat GloVer-containing protein, with the translated sequence MAHAEDMIFEEINVIRSKFEGVGELLNIGDGSFYGSVTWTPTYRGGAVFRVAPNQEPELIHAFEVTEEIGIPDAGGAGPSAALVEGPDGAMYGATKYGGVYGAGTIYRITSAGVYSVVRHLNRTEVCNVNCLTWGPDGSLYGTGTFFPIPNEAGTGILFRLDPSGNWESLYQFPNLVADFESPREPNGVAIGSDGEVYGITRWGGKPISVAPFTIVSHGVFYRLEEPGEITVLGNFGEEEDNPLFMRPTDGGFYITTYGDVSYFTNSGTHTLIADFATEGKGNTATTTASVITEDGFFGITDRGGDHGAGFVYQYKPGEGLTYLHELAMEYRSRDRGLALGNDGQIYGFAGFPENEFGAAFSGMSTDASAVDTKAGTGGKTGRAFRFRKASAAANLVPVAKPDSAVLPAKAIDGKRAVTIKVLGNDRDADRGDKLTITSVSTVTGATVEIVTPKKGAQSIRFTTAAAEPVGAEFTYEVSDGKGGTATGTVTVLAPASGKFAGTATAVGEQLTAALSIVVDKKNGVSAVFNESGKKFTGKGQLGTDDTAVITLKSKGQDPYTLQVSLERGTEREIDATLTNGDTSFTATCTPVVKKKK